One Massilia sp. 9096 genomic window carries:
- the gmhB gene encoding D-glycero-beta-D-manno-heptose 1,7-bisphosphate 7-phosphatase, which translates to MKLIILDRDGVINHDSPEFIKSPAEWIPIPGSLEAIARLNQAGYRVVIASNQSGIARELFDISTLNAIHQKMHNAAQQVGADIDAIFFCPHAAADNCDCRKPKPGMFEEISKRFKLSLKGVPTVGDSLRDLQAGFISGCVPYLVLTGKGEKTHATGGLPPGTQVFPDLAGMVTAFLKTHAAPPVLPLPAV; encoded by the coding sequence ATGAAGCTGATCATCCTCGACCGGGACGGCGTCATCAACCATGACTCCCCCGAGTTCATCAAGTCGCCCGCCGAGTGGATCCCGATCCCGGGTTCGCTCGAGGCGATCGCGCGCCTGAACCAGGCCGGTTACCGCGTGGTGATCGCGTCGAACCAGTCGGGCATCGCGCGCGAGCTGTTCGACATCTCGACGCTCAACGCGATCCACCAGAAGATGCACAATGCGGCGCAGCAGGTCGGCGCCGACATCGACGCCATCTTCTTCTGCCCGCATGCGGCCGCCGACAACTGCGACTGCCGCAAGCCCAAGCCCGGGATGTTCGAGGAGATCAGCAAGCGCTTCAAGCTCAGCCTGAAGGGCGTGCCGACGGTCGGCGATTCGCTGCGCGACCTGCAGGCCGGCTTCATCAGCGGCTGCGTGCCCTACCTGGTCCTGACCGGCAAGGGCGAGAAGACCCATGCGACCGGCGGCCTGCCGCCCGGCACCCAGGTCTTCCCCGACCTTGCCGGCATGGTGACCGCCTTCCTCAAGACCCACGCCGCCCCGCCCGTCCTACCCCTGCCCGCCGTCTGA
- the glyQ gene encoding glycine--tRNA ligase subunit alpha, whose protein sequence is MLTFQQIILTLQTYWDKQGCALLQPYDMEVGAGTFHTGTFLRAIGPEPWRAAYVQPSRRPKDGRYGENPNRLQHYYQYQVVLKPAPENILDLYLGSLEALGLDLKKNDVRFVEDDWESPTLGAWGLGWEVWLNGMEVTQFTYFQQVGGLDCKPVLGEITYGIERLAMYLQGVENVYDLVWTEWEENGVKKSLSYGDVFHQNEVEQSTYNFEHSNTELLFQAFNNHESEAKRLIELALTLPAYEQIMKASHSFNLLDARGAISVTERAAYIGRVRTLSRLVAQAYYDSREKLGFPMLPKTSADQQAA, encoded by the coding sequence ATGCTCACATTCCAACAAATCATCCTGACCCTGCAAACCTACTGGGACAAGCAGGGTTGCGCCCTGCTCCAGCCGTACGACATGGAAGTCGGCGCGGGCACCTTCCACACCGGCACCTTCCTGCGCGCGATCGGCCCGGAGCCCTGGCGCGCCGCCTACGTGCAGCCTTCGCGCCGCCCGAAAGACGGCCGCTACGGCGAGAACCCGAACCGCCTGCAGCACTATTACCAGTACCAGGTCGTGCTCAAGCCGGCGCCGGAAAACATCCTCGACCTCTACCTCGGTTCGCTGGAAGCGCTGGGCCTGGACCTGAAAAAGAACGACGTGCGCTTCGTCGAAGACGACTGGGAAAGCCCGACCCTGGGCGCCTGGGGCCTCGGTTGGGAAGTCTGGCTGAACGGCATGGAAGTTACCCAGTTCACCTACTTCCAGCAGGTCGGCGGCCTCGATTGCAAGCCGGTGCTGGGCGAGATCACCTACGGCATCGAGCGCTTGGCGATGTACCTGCAGGGCGTCGAGAACGTCTACGACCTGGTGTGGACCGAGTGGGAAGAAAACGGGGTGAAGAAGTCGCTGAGCTACGGCGACGTGTTCCACCAGAACGAAGTCGAACAGTCGACCTACAACTTCGAGCACTCGAACACCGAACTGCTGTTCCAGGCTTTCAATAACCACGAGTCCGAAGCCAAGCGCCTGATCGAGCTGGCGCTGACCCTGCCGGCCTACGAGCAGATCATGAAGGCCTCGCACAGCTTCAACCTGCTGGACGCGCGCGGCGCGATCTCGGTCACCGAGCGCGCCGCCTACATCGGCCGCGTGCGCACGCTGTCGCGCCTGGTCGCCCAGGCCTATTACGATTCGCGCGAGAAGCTCGGCTTCCCGATGCTGCCCAAAACGTCCGCCGACCAGCAAGCCGCCTGA
- the glyS gene encoding glycine--tRNA ligase subunit beta, whose protein sequence is MNQTSLDTLLVELQTEELPPKALVKLGAAFAAGIANGLKARDFLEADSVVTPYASPRRLAVSITKVRATSPDKTIREKVLPVTVALDKDGNPTAPLAKKLAALGFPDLQVADLERAQDGKAESFFYTYSAPGSQLAAGLQPVLEEAVAKLPIPKVMSYQRPDGDTVQFVRPVHTLLALHGDTVVPLSLLGLQAGRTTIGHRFLSNGQPFDIAHADQYDTVLKEQGKVVATGEERKEFIRTQLLAKAGADQVLMPESLLDEVAALVEWPVVYECRFEDVFLSVPQECLILTMQTNQKYFALTDADGKLRSRFLIVSNLQTDDPSAIIGGNERVVRPRLSDAKFFFEQDKKKTLESRLPLLANVVYHNKLGTQLERTARVTRLAGSIAKRLGYDVLLAERGAQLAKTDLLTDMVGEFPELQGIMGTYYARNDGENEEVALAASEHYQPRFSGDALPSTNTGLVVALADKLETLVGIWSIGLQPTGEKDPFALRRHALGVMRMLVEKRLPLSISELLADAAAVFETVPNFKDPRAEVTAFMLDRLRGMLRERGFSPNEVEAVLAQNPDRVDDVVQRLEAVQAFAALPESASLAAANKRITNILKKNEEALAQAGNVDPALLQDQAEKNLYASVQRVQPDVDAAFARGDFAGTLRTLAQLRDDVDAFFNDVMVMAEDVALRNNRLALLAILHRMMNRVADISKLAA, encoded by the coding sequence ATGAACCAGACCTCACTTGACACTCTGCTCGTCGAACTGCAGACCGAAGAACTGCCCCCGAAGGCCCTCGTCAAACTGGGCGCCGCGTTCGCCGCCGGCATCGCCAACGGCCTGAAGGCGCGCGATTTCCTCGAAGCCGACAGCGTCGTCACGCCCTACGCCAGCCCGCGCCGCCTGGCCGTCTCGATCACCAAGGTGCGCGCCACCTCGCCGGATAAAACCATCCGCGAGAAAGTGCTGCCGGTGACCGTCGCCCTGGACAAGGACGGCAATCCGACCGCCCCGCTGGCCAAGAAGCTGGCCGCGCTCGGCTTCCCCGACCTGCAGGTCGCCGACCTCGAACGCGCCCAGGACGGCAAGGCCGAATCCTTCTTCTACACCTACTCGGCGCCCGGCAGCCAGCTCGCCGCCGGCCTGCAGCCTGTACTGGAAGAGGCCGTCGCCAAGCTGCCGATCCCGAAGGTGATGAGCTACCAGCGCCCGGACGGCGACACCGTGCAGTTCGTGCGCCCGGTACACACCCTGCTGGCGCTGCACGGCGATACGGTCGTGCCGCTGTCGCTGCTCGGCCTGCAAGCCGGCCGCACCACGATCGGCCACCGCTTCCTGTCGAACGGCCAGCCCTTCGACATCGCACACGCCGACCAGTACGACACCGTGCTGAAGGAACAGGGCAAGGTCGTCGCGACGGGAGAAGAGCGCAAGGAATTCATCCGCACCCAGCTGCTGGCCAAGGCCGGCGCCGACCAGGTGCTGATGCCGGAATCGCTGCTGGACGAGGTGGCTGCGCTGGTCGAATGGCCGGTGGTGTACGAGTGCCGCTTCGAGGACGTGTTCCTGTCGGTGCCGCAGGAATGCCTGATCCTGACCATGCAGACCAACCAGAAGTACTTCGCGCTGACCGATGCCGATGGCAAGCTGCGCTCGCGCTTCCTGATCGTGTCCAACCTGCAGACCGACGACCCGAGCGCCATCATCGGCGGTAACGAGCGCGTGGTGCGCCCGCGCCTGTCCGACGCCAAGTTCTTCTTCGAGCAGGACAAGAAGAAGACGCTGGAGTCGCGCCTGCCGCTGCTGGCCAACGTGGTCTACCACAACAAGCTGGGCACCCAGCTCGAGCGCACCGCGCGCGTGACGCGCCTGGCCGGTTCGATCGCCAAGCGCCTCGGCTACGACGTGCTGCTGGCCGAACGCGGCGCCCAGCTGGCCAAGACCGACCTCCTGACCGACATGGTCGGCGAGTTCCCTGAACTGCAAGGCATCATGGGCACCTACTACGCCCGCAACGACGGCGAGAACGAGGAAGTCGCGCTGGCCGCTTCCGAACACTACCAGCCGCGCTTCTCGGGCGACGCCCTGCCCTCGACCAACACCGGCCTGGTGGTCGCGCTGGCCGACAAGCTCGAGACCCTGGTCGGCATCTGGTCGATCGGCCTGCAGCCGACCGGCGAGAAGGACCCGTTCGCGCTGCGCCGCCACGCGCTGGGCGTGATGCGCATGCTGGTCGAAAAGCGCCTGCCGCTGTCGATCTCCGAGCTGCTGGCGGACGCCGCCGCCGTGTTCGAGACCGTCCCGAACTTCAAGGACCCGCGCGCGGAGGTGACCGCCTTCATGCTGGACCGCCTGCGCGGCATGCTGCGCGAGCGCGGCTTCTCGCCCAACGAAGTGGAAGCCGTGCTGGCCCAGAACCCCGACCGCGTGGACGACGTGGTGCAGCGCCTGGAAGCCGTGCAAGCCTTCGCCGCGCTGCCGGAATCGGCCTCGCTGGCCGCGGCCAACAAGCGCATCACCAACATCCTCAAGAAAAACGAGGAAGCGCTGGCCCAGGCCGGCAACGTCGACCCGGCCCTGCTGCAGGACCAGGCCGAGAAGAATCTGTACGCCAGCGTGCAGCGCGTGCAGCCGGACGTGGACGCGGCCTTCGCGCGCGGCGATTTCGCCGGCACGCTCAGGACCCTGGCCCAGCTGCGCGACGACGTCGACGCCTTCTTCAACGACGTGATGGTGATGGCCGAGGACGTCGCCTTGCGCAACAACCGCCTGGCCCTGCTGGCGATCCTGCACCGCATGATGAACCGCGTGGCCGACATCTCGAAACTGGCGGCATAA
- a CDS encoding (2Fe-2S)-binding protein: protein MPALNVNGTTTNLDVPDDTALLWAIRDVLGLTGTKFGCGMALCGACTVHLDGQPIRSCVTPVSAAVGKKIVTIEAIGNDPVGAKVQSAWRQIDVVQCGYCQSGQIMSATALLQAKPKPTDADIDGAMAGNICRCGTYGRIRNAIKIAAGLPTPTVAPAAEPAATRKS from the coding sequence ATGCCCGCCTTGAACGTGAACGGTACCACCACCAACCTCGATGTCCCCGACGATACCGCCCTTTTGTGGGCCATCCGCGACGTGCTCGGTTTGACCGGCACCAAATTTGGCTGCGGCATGGCCTTGTGCGGGGCCTGTACCGTGCACCTCGACGGCCAGCCGATCCGCTCCTGCGTCACTCCGGTGTCGGCGGCGGTCGGCAAGAAGATCGTGACCATCGAGGCGATCGGCAACGATCCGGTCGGCGCCAAGGTGCAAAGCGCATGGCGCCAGATCGACGTGGTGCAGTGCGGCTACTGCCAGTCGGGCCAGATCATGTCGGCCACGGCGCTGCTGCAGGCCAAACCCAAGCCGACCGACGCCGACATCGACGGCGCCATGGCGGGCAACATCTGCCGCTGCGGCACCTATGGCCGTATCCGCAACGCGATCAAGATCGCCGCCGGCCTGCCGACGCCGACCGTGGCGCCCGCCGCCGAACCGGCCGCAACCCGCAAAAGCTGA
- the ybeY gene encoding rRNA maturation RNase YbeY, whose product MSEKKHKLELDVQYPDARLESTITPEMVERWVQASLLGPAELAVRFVDAAEGQTLNRDYRGKDYATNVLTFAYNEGAEIGEDEPTCADIVLCTDVLQREAHEQKKTVEEHAAHLVVHGVLHAQGFDHEDDEEAEEMEQLERDIMEALRYPDPYAED is encoded by the coding sequence ATGTCCGAAAAAAAGCATAAGCTCGAACTCGACGTCCAGTACCCGGACGCGCGCCTCGAGTCCACGATCACGCCCGAGATGGTCGAGCGCTGGGTGCAGGCCTCCCTGCTCGGCCCGGCCGAGCTGGCGGTGCGCTTCGTCGACGCGGCCGAGGGCCAGACCCTGAACCGCGACTACCGCGGCAAGGACTATGCGACCAACGTGCTGACCTTCGCCTACAACGAAGGCGCCGAGATCGGCGAGGACGAGCCTACCTGCGCCGACATCGTCCTGTGCACCGACGTGCTGCAGCGCGAAGCCCATGAGCAGAAGAAGACCGTCGAGGAGCACGCCGCCCACCTGGTGGTGCACGGGGTGCTGCACGCGCAGGGCTTCGACCACGAGGACGACGAGGAAGCCGAGGAGATGGAGCAGCTCGAGCGCGACATCATGGAAGCGCTGCGCTATCCGGATCCGTACGCGGAGGACTGA
- a CDS encoding 1-acyl-sn-glycerol-3-phosphate acyltransferase → MVLATVVWACVCFLAAPFPYNTRFWITSRWNVFVIWAARVICGIRYQVKGYENLPAQPAVLLSKHQSAWETIFMLPNMKRPLVYVFKKEILYIPFFGWGMALLRMIPIDRSKGKRAFAHVVKIGKARLADGQSIIMFPEGTRIPVGQKGQYKSGGTRLAIATGATVVPIAHNSGECWPKNSFIKRPGLITVSIGKPISPENHTADSLMQEVENWIESEMRVISPHAYSGT, encoded by the coding sequence ATGGTGCTTGCCACCGTCGTCTGGGCCTGTGTCTGCTTCCTGGCCGCCCCCTTCCCCTACAACACGCGCTTCTGGATCACCTCGCGCTGGAACGTCTTCGTGATCTGGGCCGCGCGCGTGATCTGCGGGATCCGCTACCAGGTCAAGGGCTACGAGAACCTGCCCGCCCAGCCCGCGGTGCTGCTGTCCAAGCACCAGTCGGCGTGGGAGACCATCTTCATGCTGCCGAACATGAAGCGGCCGCTGGTCTACGTCTTCAAGAAGGAGATCCTGTATATCCCCTTCTTCGGCTGGGGCATGGCGCTGCTGCGCATGATCCCGATCGACCGCAGCAAGGGCAAGCGCGCCTTTGCCCACGTGGTCAAGATCGGCAAGGCGCGCCTGGCGGACGGCCAGTCGATCATCATGTTCCCGGAAGGGACGCGCATCCCTGTTGGCCAGAAGGGACAGTACAAGAGCGGCGGCACGCGCCTGGCAATCGCGACAGGTGCCACGGTCGTGCCGATCGCGCATAATTCAGGTGAGTGCTGGCCGAAGAATTCGTTCATCAAGCGCCCTGGCCTGATCACCGTCTCGATCGGCAAGCCGATTTCGCCAGAAAACCACACCGCTGACAGTCTGATGCAAGAGGTCGAAAATTGGATAGAATCGGAAATGCGCGTCATTTCGCCCCACGCCTATTCAGGTACCTGA
- the lnt gene encoding apolipoprotein N-acyltransferase, whose translation MILRRRTRPTTAPDPALRGTRPSAVGLLGAAVAGALSLLSFEPVGWWPLQFVLLGYFFYQVGMGSSVKRATLLGWAFGFGWSMGGMHWLTIALTRYGGLPAVLSALAIALLGLYMGLFAALAAGLSTWLRKRWSLPVPAFLLMVLPTLWGVSEWMRGWVFTGFPWASSGYAHDTAPLSGFAPIVGVYGIGVLVAVCAGCLTMLTQRRKLPAIGLFAAILAAGWGLKQIVWTHPAGQPITVRLLQGDIPQDEKFSAAHLGDILVRYRDMLTAAPADLIAGPETAIPVFPHQLPPGYLQLFRDYSARTGSFYLFGIPLASDAADYANSVMGIGPQGQSYRYDKHHLVPFGEFIPTGFRWFTNLMNIPLGDFTRGAAVQAPFPVKDQMVLPNICYEDVFGEEIAHNLREEARPATVLLNVSNLAWYGESVAIPQHLQISRMRTLETGRPMLRATNNGATAIIDGRGEVQATIPFYSQGTLAARVQGMAGSTPYIRFGNLLFLAIGALLLAGAWLLGRGRRTAKAQASD comes from the coding sequence TTGATCCTGCGCCGCCGCACCCGCCCCACCACCGCCCCCGACCCCGCCCTGCGCGGCACGCGCCCGAGCGCCGTCGGTCTGCTTGGCGCCGCCGTCGCCGGCGCCCTCAGCCTGCTGTCGTTCGAACCCGTCGGCTGGTGGCCGCTGCAGTTCGTCCTGCTCGGCTATTTCTTCTACCAGGTGGGCATGGGCAGTTCGGTCAAGCGCGCCACCCTGCTGGGCTGGGCGTTCGGCTTCGGCTGGTCGATGGGCGGCATGCACTGGCTGACCATCGCGCTGACGAGATATGGCGGCCTGCCCGCGGTCCTGTCAGCGCTGGCGATCGCGCTGCTCGGCCTGTACATGGGCCTGTTCGCGGCCTTGGCCGCCGGCCTCTCGACCTGGCTGAGAAAGCGCTGGTCGCTGCCAGTGCCGGCCTTCCTGCTGATGGTGCTGCCGACGCTGTGGGGCGTTTCGGAATGGATGCGCGGCTGGGTCTTCACCGGCTTTCCCTGGGCATCGTCGGGGTATGCGCACGACACCGCGCCCCTGAGCGGCTTCGCGCCGATCGTCGGCGTGTACGGCATCGGCGTGCTGGTGGCGGTGTGCGCCGGCTGCCTGACGATGCTGACCCAGCGCCGCAAGCTGCCGGCGATCGGCCTGTTCGCCGCGATCCTCGCCGCCGGCTGGGGCCTGAAACAGATCGTCTGGACCCACCCGGCCGGCCAGCCGATCACGGTGCGGCTGCTGCAGGGCGACATTCCGCAGGACGAGAAATTCAGCGCCGCCCACCTGGGCGACATCCTGGTGCGCTACCGCGACATGCTGACCGCGGCGCCGGCCGACCTGATCGCCGGCCCGGAGACCGCGATCCCGGTGTTCCCGCACCAGCTGCCGCCCGGGTACCTGCAGCTGTTTCGCGATTATTCGGCGCGCACCGGCAGCTTTTACTTGTTCGGCATCCCGCTGGCCAGCGACGCCGCCGACTATGCCAACAGCGTGATGGGCATCGGCCCGCAGGGCCAGTCCTACCGCTACGACAAGCACCACCTGGTGCCGTTCGGCGAATTCATCCCGACGGGATTCCGCTGGTTCACCAACCTGATGAACATCCCGCTCGGCGACTTCACGCGCGGCGCGGCGGTGCAGGCGCCGTTCCCGGTCAAGGACCAGATGGTGCTGCCGAATATCTGCTACGAAGACGTGTTCGGCGAAGAGATCGCGCACAACCTGCGCGAGGAAGCGCGTCCGGCCACGGTGCTGCTGAACGTGTCGAACCTGGCCTGGTACGGCGAATCGGTGGCGATCCCGCAGCACCTGCAGATCTCGCGCATGCGCACGCTCGAGACCGGCCGCCCGATGCTGCGCGCGACCAACAACGGCGCCACCGCCATCATCGACGGACGCGGCGAGGTGCAGGCGACGATTCCGTTCTACAGCCAGGGCACGCTGGCGGCGCGCGTGCAGGGAATGGCCGGCAGCACGCCTTACATCCGCTTCGGCAACCTGCTGTTCCTGGCGATCGGCGCGCTGCTGCTGGCCGGGGCCTGGCTGCTGGGACGCGGCCGGCGCACGGCAAAGGCGCAGGCCAGCGATTGA
- a CDS encoding xanthine dehydrogenase family protein molybdopterin-binding subunit, producing MTDDKAKVSNSRRTLLKAGAAAGGGLLFGFTLFGCDRKQGEEAGRKQKPSETAVGQAATNATGEAPGLAHDAFIRIDRDGIVTLIIHKVEMGQGTFTSMPMLLAEELGADLSKVKLEQAPADNSLYADPLLGGQVTGGSTSVRGAYVPLRTAGAMVRTVLVQAAAQNWNVKPEELTVVAGTVRHAGSNRSANFGELVDAASKLNFPKTVKLKDNADFALVGKSTKRLDSPAKTNGSALFGIDAKLPNMGIAAVAASPVMGGKLAAVDEQKAMAVKGVRQVLRLDGAVAVVADNFWAAKQGLAAAAPRFDDGANANLTLAGIVADMDKASQTSGAVATNKGDALKTLAAQDNGRRIDAVYELPFLAHATMEPMNCTVDLRQDGCDLWVGTQVPALAQGAAAKLTGLPVEKVKVHNFYLGGGFGRRLEVDYVIQAVQFAKLAKGPLKVIWTREEDIQHDMYRPYYYDRLSAKLDNKGMPTAWFHRVTGSSIMARFAPPMVKNGVDPDAVEAAADIPYTIPDMRVEYVRHEPPGLATAFWRGVGPTHNVFVVESFMDELAYAAKADPVAFRRSMLQKSPRTLAVLNLAAEKAGWGKPLKPIAGRKVGRGVSCQFAFGSYMAQVAEVSVGADGEVQLHRVVCAVDCGQNINPDTIVAQMEGGIVFGASAALWDQVTVDKGRVQQNNFNDYRVMRINEAPVIEVHIVNSHDDPGGIGEPGTAGSAPAIANAVFAATGKRIRKLPIGDQLKKA from the coding sequence ATGACCGATGACAAAGCCAAGGTATCGAATTCACGCCGCACGCTGCTGAAGGCCGGCGCCGCCGCCGGTGGCGGCCTGCTGTTCGGCTTCACGCTGTTCGGCTGCGACCGCAAGCAGGGCGAGGAAGCCGGGCGCAAGCAAAAGCCGTCCGAGACCGCGGTCGGCCAGGCCGCGACCAACGCCACCGGCGAGGCGCCGGGCCTGGCGCACGACGCCTTCATCCGCATCGACCGCGACGGCATCGTCACCCTGATCATCCACAAGGTCGAGATGGGGCAGGGCACCTTCACCTCGATGCCGATGCTGCTGGCCGAGGAACTCGGCGCCGACCTGTCCAAGGTGAAGCTGGAGCAGGCCCCGGCCGACAACTCGCTGTACGCCGACCCGCTGCTGGGCGGCCAGGTGACCGGCGGCTCGACCTCGGTGCGCGGCGCCTACGTGCCGCTGCGTACGGCCGGCGCGATGGTGCGCACGGTGCTGGTCCAGGCCGCGGCGCAGAACTGGAACGTCAAGCCGGAAGAGCTGACGGTGGTGGCCGGCACGGTGCGCCACGCGGGCAGCAACCGCTCGGCCAATTTCGGCGAACTGGTCGACGCGGCGTCCAAGCTGAACTTCCCGAAGACCGTCAAGCTCAAGGACAACGCCGACTTCGCCCTGGTCGGCAAGTCGACCAAGCGCCTCGATTCGCCGGCCAAGACCAACGGGTCGGCGCTGTTCGGCATCGACGCCAAGCTGCCCAACATGGGCATCGCGGCGGTCGCGGCGTCGCCGGTGATGGGCGGGAAGCTGGCCGCGGTCGACGAGCAGAAGGCGATGGCGGTCAAGGGCGTGCGCCAGGTGCTGCGCCTCGACGGCGCGGTGGCGGTGGTGGCGGACAACTTCTGGGCCGCCAAGCAGGGCCTGGCGGCGGCCGCGCCGCGCTTCGACGACGGCGCCAACGCCAACCTGACCCTGGCCGGTATCGTGGCCGACATGGACAAGGCCTCGCAGACCAGCGGCGCGGTCGCGACCAACAAGGGCGACGCGCTCAAGACGCTGGCGGCGCAGGACAACGGCCGCCGCATCGACGCCGTCTACGAGCTGCCCTTCCTCGCGCACGCGACCATGGAACCGATGAACTGCACGGTCGACCTGCGCCAGGATGGCTGCGACCTGTGGGTCGGCACCCAGGTACCGGCGCTGGCCCAGGGCGCCGCCGCCAAGCTGACCGGTCTGCCGGTCGAGAAGGTCAAGGTGCACAATTTCTACCTGGGCGGCGGCTTCGGGCGGCGCCTGGAAGTCGACTACGTGATCCAGGCGGTGCAGTTCGCCAAGCTGGCCAAGGGCCCGCTGAAGGTCATCTGGACGCGCGAGGAAGACATCCAGCACGACATGTACCGCCCCTATTATTACGACCGCCTGTCGGCCAAGCTGGACAACAAGGGCATGCCGACCGCCTGGTTCCACCGCGTGACCGGCTCGTCGATCATGGCGCGCTTCGCGCCGCCGATGGTCAAGAACGGCGTCGATCCGGACGCGGTCGAGGCCGCGGCCGACATCCCGTACACGATCCCCGACATGCGCGTCGAATACGTGCGCCATGAGCCGCCCGGCCTGGCCACCGCGTTCTGGCGCGGCGTCGGCCCGACCCACAACGTGTTCGTGGTCGAGAGCTTCATGGACGAACTGGCCTACGCGGCCAAGGCCGACCCGGTCGCGTTCCGCCGCTCGATGCTGCAGAAATCGCCGCGCACGCTGGCGGTGCTGAACCTGGCGGCCGAGAAGGCGGGCTGGGGCAAGCCGCTCAAACCGATCGCCGGACGCAAGGTCGGGCGCGGCGTGTCCTGCCAGTTCGCGTTCGGCAGCTACATGGCGCAGGTGGCCGAAGTGTCGGTCGGCGCGGACGGCGAGGTGCAGCTGCACCGCGTGGTCTGCGCGGTCGACTGCGGCCAGAACATCAACCCGGACACCATCGTCGCGCAGATGGAAGGCGGGATCGTGTTCGGCGCCAGCGCCGCGCTGTGGGACCAGGTCACCGTCGACAAGGGCCGGGTCCAGCAGAACAACTTCAACGACTACCGCGTCATGCGCATCAACGAGGCGCCGGTCATCGAGGTCCACATCGTCAACAGCCACGACGACCCGGGCGGCATCGGCGAGCCGGGCACCGCGGGTTCGGCCCCGGCGATCGCCAACGCGGTGTTCGCGGCGACCGGCAAGCGCATCCGCAAGCTGCCGATCGGGGACCAGCTGAAAAAGGCGTGA
- a CDS encoding HlyC/CorC family transporter — MPEHPADVRSDVKTHRSLFERLTALISPEPENRAELLEVLHDAHERNLIDADALSMIEGVFQVSDLSVRDIMVPRSQMDVIDITKPIEEWLPIVLETAHSRFPAIEGERDKVVGILLAKDLLRYYAEESFDVRDMLRPAIFIPESKRLNVLLRDFRANHNHMAIVVDEYSGVAGLITIEDVLEQIVGDIEDEYDFDEEEDNILSIKEGQLGPRWRVKALTEIEQFNEEIGANLPEDDVDTVGGLVASHLGRMPHKGEVFELDNLRFEVLRADARQIHVLLVEKLPSREGDDEEHD; from the coding sequence ATGCCCGAGCACCCTGCCGACGTCCGATCGGACGTCAAAACTCACCGGTCGCTGTTCGAACGGCTGACCGCACTGATCTCCCCCGAGCCCGAAAATCGCGCCGAGCTGCTGGAAGTGCTGCACGACGCCCATGAACGCAACCTCATCGACGCCGACGCGCTCTCCATGATCGAAGGCGTGTTCCAGGTATCCGACCTGTCGGTGCGCGACATCATGGTCCCGCGTTCGCAGATGGACGTCATCGACATCACCAAGCCGATCGAGGAATGGCTGCCGATCGTGCTCGAGACCGCGCACTCGCGCTTCCCCGCCATCGAGGGCGAACGCGACAAGGTGGTCGGCATCCTGCTGGCCAAGGACCTGCTGCGCTACTATGCCGAGGAATCGTTCGACGTGCGCGACATGCTGCGCCCGGCGATCTTCATCCCCGAATCGAAGCGCCTGAACGTGCTGCTGCGCGACTTCCGCGCCAACCACAACCACATGGCCATCGTCGTCGACGAGTACAGCGGCGTGGCCGGCCTGATCACGATCGAGGACGTGCTCGAACAGATCGTCGGCGACATCGAGGACGAATACGACTTCGATGAGGAAGAGGACAACATCCTGTCGATCAAGGAAGGCCAGCTCGGCCCGCGCTGGCGCGTCAAGGCGCTCACCGAAATCGAGCAGTTCAACGAAGAGATCGGCGCCAACCTGCCGGAAGACGACGTCGACACCGTCGGCGGCCTGGTCGCGAGCCACCTGGGCCGCATGCCGCACAAGGGCGAGGTGTTCGAACTGGACAACCTGCGTTTCGAGGTGCTGCGCGCCGACGCGCGCCAGATTCACGTACTGCTGGTCGAGAAGCTGCCGTCGCGCGAAGGCGACGACGAAGAGCACGACTGA